From one Bordetella genomosp. 9 genomic stretch:
- a CDS encoding DNA-directed RNA polymerase: MTLTQAEFERETIREGVQRARRALAANEEKGRAHNNPYAQPIYRRWVVPLRDMITEMLEEGLKKSGRRAAHVALLKPLDPMVVSLISIRTVITTLMQSSDCGGRDLASAVGRALHQELVLTVFEDISPDLFYEVMNDLDRRHSRSTDHRFNALMGSARNSNLELPRWKPHDRAQVGMWVLEALRVLGFLDVARERRHELGRIKEHLAVGLSDDVTELVNRIKGLVEVNRPYTLPCIEQPKDWVAFNDGGWHSVEMRRITPFCVNVQRVRSVDTLDRIKSADLSRILPAINHLQAVKWRINVDMLETVRSISRSRLDLKEALSQQGPDAPERPEFLVPGLDKATLSEDQAARFKQWKRDMARYHTEMKLRGQRWGRLEMATKVADRFKDHAAIYFVYQADFRGRLYAQSTGVTPQGSDLQKSLLQFAEGKPLPDPTSVKWFKVNGANRFGVDKKSLEERVAWVDEHSRFILGFADDPVNNDEWTQADKPLQFLAWAKEYAQWVRNPNGFKSHLPVGLDGSCNGLQHFSAMLRDGVGGKATNLIPANLPNDIYAQVARVVLAKLTALNPNDLGERDRALRAGWLAHGINRTLVKRSVMTLPYGSTRYSCAEFIVQDYLRHGLVREFEPVQYTAAANFLSHIVWEAIGEVVLAARSAMDWLQQCAKRIIKAGNPTIEWIAPSGFPVTQVYNEREEIRVNAKLFGGCRLWVRSDVDAPRASGHKNGLAPNFVHSMDAAHLTLTTLACQRAGIASLAMIHDDYGTHAADTQKLFELIRETFVEMYETHDPIMDFFRRYDGLPTAPGRGALDLQQVRRSEFFFA; this comes from the coding sequence TTGACGCTAACCCAGGCTGAGTTCGAGCGCGAGACGATACGGGAGGGCGTGCAACGCGCCCGCCGTGCCCTCGCGGCGAACGAGGAAAAGGGAAGAGCGCACAACAATCCGTACGCGCAGCCGATCTACCGGCGCTGGGTGGTCCCACTGCGCGACATGATTACCGAAATGCTGGAGGAGGGCCTGAAGAAGTCAGGACGGCGGGCGGCGCACGTTGCGCTGCTCAAGCCGCTGGACCCAATGGTGGTGTCCCTCATCTCTATCCGCACCGTCATCACGACCCTGATGCAGAGCAGTGACTGCGGAGGGCGTGACCTAGCCAGCGCGGTAGGGCGGGCGCTGCACCAGGAACTCGTGCTGACGGTGTTCGAGGACATCAGCCCGGACCTGTTCTACGAGGTCATGAACGACCTCGACCGCAGGCACAGCCGATCCACGGACCACAGGTTCAACGCGCTGATGGGCTCGGCGCGGAACAGCAACCTGGAGCTGCCCCGCTGGAAGCCGCATGATCGCGCCCAGGTCGGCATGTGGGTGCTGGAAGCCCTGCGCGTGCTGGGATTCCTGGACGTGGCGAGGGAGCGCCGGCACGAACTGGGGAGGATCAAAGAGCACTTGGCGGTGGGCTTGTCCGACGACGTGACCGAGCTGGTGAACCGCATCAAGGGCTTGGTGGAGGTGAACCGGCCGTACACGCTCCCGTGCATTGAGCAGCCCAAGGACTGGGTGGCATTCAATGACGGCGGCTGGCACAGCGTGGAGATGCGCCGCATCACGCCGTTCTGCGTGAACGTCCAGCGGGTGCGCAGCGTGGACACCCTGGACCGCATCAAGTCCGCGGACCTGTCCCGCATCCTGCCCGCCATCAACCACCTTCAGGCGGTGAAGTGGCGCATCAACGTCGATATGCTGGAGACGGTGCGGTCCATATCCCGGTCGCGGCTGGACCTGAAGGAGGCGCTGTCGCAGCAGGGACCAGACGCCCCGGAACGGCCGGAGTTCCTGGTCCCGGGCCTGGACAAGGCGACGCTCAGCGAGGACCAGGCGGCGCGCTTCAAGCAGTGGAAGCGTGACATGGCGCGCTACCACACGGAGATGAAGCTGCGCGGGCAGCGCTGGGGCCGCTTGGAAATGGCGACCAAGGTGGCAGACAGGTTCAAGGACCATGCCGCCATCTACTTCGTCTACCAGGCGGACTTTCGCGGGCGTCTGTACGCCCAGTCCACCGGCGTGACGCCGCAGGGATCGGACCTCCAGAAGTCGCTGCTCCAGTTCGCGGAGGGGAAGCCGCTCCCGGACCCAACTTCAGTCAAGTGGTTCAAGGTGAACGGGGCCAACCGGTTCGGCGTGGACAAGAAGTCCCTGGAAGAGCGCGTTGCCTGGGTCGACGAGCACAGCCGGTTCATTCTCGGTTTCGCTGACGACCCCGTGAATAACGACGAGTGGACGCAGGCGGACAAGCCGCTCCAGTTCCTGGCGTGGGCGAAAGAGTACGCGCAGTGGGTGCGCAATCCTAACGGCTTCAAGTCGCACCTGCCAGTGGGGCTGGATGGCAGCTGCAACGGGCTCCAGCACTTCAGCGCGATGCTGCGCGATGGCGTGGGCGGGAAGGCCACCAACCTGATCCCGGCCAACCTCCCCAACGACATATACGCCCAGGTGGCGCGGGTGGTGTTGGCGAAACTCACCGCCCTTAATCCGAATGACTTAGGTGAGCGGGATCGCGCGCTGCGCGCCGGGTGGCTCGCCCACGGCATCAATCGCACGCTGGTGAAGCGGTCGGTCATGACGCTGCCGTACGGGTCCACGCGGTACTCCTGCGCAGAATTCATTGTGCAGGATTATCTGCGGCACGGCCTGGTCAGGGAGTTCGAGCCGGTGCAGTACACCGCCGCGGCGAATTTCCTCAGCCACATTGTGTGGGAGGCGATAGGCGAGGTGGTGCTTGCCGCCAGGAGCGCCATGGACTGGCTGCAACAGTGCGCCAAGCGGATCATCAAGGCCGGCAACCCGACCATCGAATGGATCGCACCCAGCGGCTTCCCGGTCACGCAGGTCTACAACGAGCGCGAGGAGATACGGGTGAACGCCAAACTGTTTGGCGGGTGCCGCCTTTGGGTCCGCAGCGACGTGGACGCGCCTCGGGCGTCCGGGCACAAGAACGGGCTCGCCCCGAACTTTGTTCACAGCATGGATGCTGCGCACCTAACGCTCACCACGCTGGCGTGCCAGCGGGCCGGCATCGCGTCGCTGGCGATGATCCACGACGACTACGGCACGCATGCGGCCGACACGCAGAAGCTGTTCGAGCTTATCCGAGAGACATTCGTGGAGATGTATGAAACGCACGATCCGATCATGGATTTCTTCCGTCGTTATGACGGCCTGCCTACGGCTCCCGGCCGCGGGGCGCTGGACCTTCAGCAGGTCCGCCGAAGCGAGTTCTTCTTCGCCTAG
- a CDS encoding dATP/dGTP diphosphohydrolase domain-containing protein, which translates to MARKTSKQSPDLGAKHDAGKPRWSLLRFGMARALAGIVDVLTFGAFKYADHSWMTVPDGVDRYFSAMERHMNEIALHGPHARDAESGLLHIDHVNTNGMFLAELLRNIPEPR; encoded by the coding sequence ATGGCACGAAAGACTTCCAAGCAGTCCCCCGACCTCGGCGCGAAGCATGACGCCGGCAAGCCGCGCTGGTCCCTGCTGCGTTTCGGCATGGCCCGCGCCCTGGCGGGCATCGTGGACGTTCTCACCTTCGGCGCGTTCAAGTACGCGGATCATTCCTGGATGACCGTCCCGGATGGCGTGGATCGCTACTTCAGCGCGATGGAGCGGCACATGAACGAGATTGCGCTGCACGGCCCGCATGCCCGTGACGCGGAGTCCGGCCTGCTGCACATCGACCATGTGAACACGAACGGTATGTTCCTGGCCGAACTGCTGCGCAACATCCCGGAGCCGCGTTGA
- a CDS encoding ribonuclease H-like domain-containing protein: MLAYVWSLWKQNVGLNQIKEDWCILSFCAKWLGDDAIIYRDNSKQRNVEDDRRLLRSLWKLLDQADIVVAQNGVKFDRRKINARFLLNGMPPPSPYVMVDTMLEARKNFGLTSNKLEYMTAKLCTTKKLKHQKFPGFELWSQCLQRNPEAWAEMREYNIADVLSLEELYLILRPWIDGHPNVANYTEPDTPTCPKCGSANVIQKGYRHTQVGRYARFRCSDCAGWSRGRQMKNSKDQRKNLLVS, from the coding sequence GTGCTGGCCTACGTCTGGTCCCTGTGGAAACAGAACGTCGGCCTCAACCAGATCAAAGAGGACTGGTGCATCCTCTCGTTCTGCGCCAAGTGGCTGGGTGATGACGCGATCATCTACCGCGACAACAGCAAGCAGCGCAACGTAGAGGACGACCGCCGCCTGTTGCGCTCTCTCTGGAAGCTGCTGGATCAGGCCGACATCGTGGTGGCGCAGAACGGCGTGAAGTTCGACCGGCGCAAGATCAACGCGCGATTCCTCCTGAATGGCATGCCGCCCCCGTCGCCGTACGTGATGGTGGACACCATGCTGGAGGCGAGGAAGAACTTCGGCCTCACCAGCAACAAGCTGGAATACATGACGGCGAAGCTCTGCACCACCAAGAAGCTGAAGCACCAGAAGTTCCCCGGCTTCGAGCTGTGGTCGCAGTGTCTCCAACGCAACCCCGAAGCCTGGGCGGAGATGCGTGAGTACAACATCGCGGACGTGCTCTCGCTGGAGGAGCTGTACCTGATCCTCCGCCCTTGGATCGACGGCCACCCGAACGTGGCGAACTACACCGAGCCCGACACGCCGACCTGCCCGAAGTGCGGCAGCGCGAATGTGATCCAGAAGGGCTATCGCCACACGCAAGTAGGCCGCTACGCCCGCTTCCGCTGCTCCGACTGCGCCGGATGGTCCCGCGGCCGGCAGATGAAGAACTCCAAAGACCAACGCAAGAACCTTCTGGTGAGCTGA
- a CDS encoding endonuclease domain-containing protein produces MKRLTASMLKPKRAQMLKEQGGVSPITGLEITDPVLDHCHTTGNIRAVLNRWENAVLGRLENWASRLGKGIDPIRFLRGVADYLEFHRTYPTGILHPTHRTESEKRELRNKRARESRRKANIEARRAAAKETE; encoded by the coding sequence GTGAAGCGCTTGACCGCCTCAATGCTCAAGCCTAAGCGGGCGCAAATGCTCAAAGAACAGGGCGGTGTGTCTCCCATCACCGGCCTGGAGATTACGGACCCCGTACTGGATCACTGCCACACCACCGGCAACATCCGCGCGGTCCTGAACCGATGGGAGAACGCAGTGCTCGGCCGCCTGGAGAACTGGGCTTCCAGGCTGGGCAAAGGCATCGACCCGATCCGCTTTCTGCGCGGCGTGGCCGACTACCTGGAGTTCCACCGGACGTACCCCACCGGCATCCTGCACCCCACACACCGCACCGAATCGGAGAAGCGGGAGCTGCGCAACAAGCGCGCACGCGAGTCCCGCCGCAAAGCCAACATAGAAGCGCGGCGCGCTGCCGCGAAGGAAACTGAATGA